One segment of Humidesulfovibrio mexicanus DNA contains the following:
- a CDS encoding VENN motif pre-toxin domain-containing protein: LGAKAANEIGAAAKAGDLDYVTHKIAHAALGGAMAAADGKDAASGALGAVVGEVAAQALRASLEKAIRTGEIGPDKVQEWIDRGVNLSKLTAGLTAAAAGMDVSTAAQTGGNAAENNAYKTVINLIKLAYLVAIGKSDVGQALEQIGRGEDPLSQAIAGGVERAVALSSEKYPEETKKVLGLLSGLTEKLGATITYLDDSTGQVVSRNWNELDESTRAKIVGGIAVVGIDLPADCVKKIKVLRETAVELRQAERVTVAASEAAASQANKLAQLATKTDEAVFWSGLGEKGEQIAAQYAIKNGGKTLENVAKGIMPDYVPSDLSVQQIWKEASKAFAENAKGDVKVILGDSVRPESIWNTVELPTLKANKNVTRIIRIDPKTQAEVVIFKR; encoded by the coding sequence CTGGGGGCGAAAGCCGCCAATGAGATTGGCGCGGCCGCCAAGGCTGGCGATCTGGACTACGTGACCCACAAGATCGCCCACGCCGCCCTTGGCGGGGCCATGGCCGCTGCGGATGGCAAGGACGCCGCCAGCGGCGCGCTTGGGGCAGTGGTGGGGGAGGTGGCGGCGCAGGCGTTACGCGCCTCGTTGGAAAAAGCGATCCGCACCGGAGAGATTGGGCCGGACAAGGTACAGGAGTGGATAGACCGTGGCGTCAATCTCTCCAAACTCACTGCAGGTCTCACCGCCGCCGCCGCAGGTATGGATGTAAGCACAGCCGCGCAGACAGGCGGGAACGCGGCGGAAAACAATGCCTATAAAACAGTCATCAACCTCATTAAGCTGGCCTACCTCGTCGCGATCGGAAAGAGTGATGTCGGGCAAGCCCTGGAGCAGATTGGCAGAGGTGAAGACCCACTCAGCCAGGCCATTGCCGGTGGAGTGGAGCGCGCTGTCGCGCTGTCCTCGGAGAAATACCCCGAGGAGACAAAGAAGGTTCTGGGCCTGTTGTCTGGCCTTACCGAAAAGCTCGGTGCCACGATCACATACCTTGATGACTCCACAGGTCAGGTAGTAAGCAGAAATTGGAACGAACTGGACGAATCCACCCGCGCCAAGATTGTAGGTGGTATTGCAGTTGTAGGCATTGACCTGCCAGCTGATTGCGTCAAAAAGATTAAAGTCCTGCGGGAAACTGCCGTGGAGTTGCGGCAGGCTGAACGTGTGACCGTTGCTGCAAGCGAGGCTGCTGCATCCCAAGCAAACAAGCTGGCCCAGCTTGCGACAAAAACGGATGAAGCGGTGTTTTGGTCTGGGTTGGGAGAGAAAGGCGAACAGATCGCCGCACAGTATGCGATAAAAAACGGTGGGAAGACTCTTGAAAATGTAGCGAAGGGCATAATGCCAGACTATGTCCCCAGCGACTTGTCAGTACAGCAGATTTGGAAGGAAGCATCAAAGGCATTTGCAGAGAATGCGAAAGGTGATGTCAAGGTAATCTTGGGGGACTCTGTAAGGCCAGAGAGCATATGGAATACCGTCGAACTTCCTACGCTGAAAGCGAACAAAAATGTTACTCGGATCATAAGAATTGACCCGAAGACACAGGCAGAAGTTGTTATATTCAAGAGGTAG
- a CDS encoding glycosyltransferase family 2 protein — translation MPNTQSVSIVIPVYNEQDNLPVLFDEIARAMRPLNREWEVVFVDDGSSDASLGVLKRLAAENAEVRYIAFTKNRGQSAAFCAGFDQAAFPIVVTMDADLQNDPADIPAMLALFDQGYGMAIGWRKKRQDTASKRYASKIANAIRNRITRESVRDTGCSLKIMRRDVLLRIPRFKGMHRYLPTLMKLEGASVAEMPVNHRERHMGVSKYGNWERAVAGVRDLLGVRWLQDRHFNYEIREKNR, via the coding sequence ATGCCGAACACCCAAAGCGTCTCCATCGTCATCCCCGTGTACAACGAACAGGACAACCTGCCCGTACTCTTCGACGAAATCGCCCGGGCCATGCGCCCCCTCAACAGGGAATGGGAAGTCGTCTTTGTGGACGACGGCAGTTCCGATGCAAGCCTCGGCGTGCTCAAGCGCCTGGCTGCGGAGAACGCGGAGGTCCGCTACATAGCCTTCACCAAGAACCGCGGCCAGTCCGCCGCCTTCTGCGCCGGGTTCGACCAGGCCGCCTTCCCCATCGTGGTCACCATGGACGCGGACCTGCAGAACGATCCCGCCGACATACCGGCGATGCTCGCCCTCTTCGACCAGGGCTATGGCATGGCCATAGGCTGGCGCAAAAAACGGCAGGATACCGCCAGCAAGCGCTACGCCTCGAAAATCGCCAACGCCATACGAAACCGCATTACCCGCGAAAGCGTGCGCGACACCGGCTGCTCCCTCAAGATCATGCGCCGTGACGTGCTCTTGCGCATCCCGCGCTTCAAGGGGATGCACCGCTACCTGCCCACCCTCATGAAGCTTGAGGGCGCGAGCGTGGCCGAGATGCCCGTGAACCACCGCGAGCGCCACATGGGCGTGTCCAAATACGGCAACTGGGAGCGCGCCGTGGCCGGCGTGCGCGATCTGCTGGGCGTGCGCTGGCTGCAGGACCGCCATTTCAACTACGAGATCCGCGAGAAGAACCGCTAG
- a CDS encoding response regulator, which translates to MSSPKILVIDDEKHIRMLYQEELEDEGYTVATSDGDEPVLALMEREAPQVVILDIRLGPDRCGLDLLQEIRSRTEHVPVILSTAYDTFQHDLKSIAADYYVVKSVDLSELKAKVRQALKAPAA; encoded by the coding sequence ATGAGCAGTCCGAAGATTCTTGTAATCGACGATGAAAAGCACATCCGGATGCTGTACCAGGAGGAGCTCGAGGACGAGGGCTACACCGTCGCCACTTCCGATGGCGATGAGCCCGTGCTTGCGCTTATGGAGCGCGAGGCCCCGCAGGTGGTGATACTGGACATCCGGCTCGGTCCGGACCGTTGCGGCCTGGACCTGCTGCAAGAGATACGAAGCCGCACGGAGCACGTGCCGGTCATCCTCTCCACGGCCTACGACACCTTCCAGCACGACCTCAAGAGCATCGCCGCGGATTATTACGTGGTCAAGTCCGTGGACCTCTCGGAGCTGAAGGCGAAGGTGCGGCAGGCGCTCAAGGCCCCGGCGGCCTAG
- a CDS encoding ubiquitin family protein: protein MITVTLEPDGETLTLERHNTVLMLQKRLGLRVNDALVIRGGELLTPDRRLEDGDAITVRKVISRG, encoded by the coding sequence ATGATCACCGTCACCCTGGAACCCGATGGCGAGACCCTCACCCTTGAACGGCACAACACCGTGCTCATGCTGCAAAAGCGCCTGGGCCTGCGCGTCAACGACGCCCTGGTCATCCGTGGCGGGGAACTGCTCACGCCCGACCGCCGCCTGGAAGACGGCGACGCCATAACCGTCCGCAAGGTCATCAGCCGGGGGTAG
- a CDS encoding ATP-binding protein produces MKCRKCKAQAEIPLPSHNTAFCRECFSAFFTGQVEKAIRRHHMIEPGERVLVALSGGKDSLSLMLELARLGHDVTGLHVDLGIPASSPAARAKVQGFCQRHGLDLRVVELEKEGLPIPDVKRYVNRPVCSACGKIKRHWFNRVALTEGFQVLATGHNLDDEVARLFANTLRWDASYLSDQGPCLPAENGFARKIKPLYRLTEYETACYAFLNGIDIHAAPCPYSGKASFTGHKRLWADLEHTSPGAKIAFYDGFLKNGRPAFARLEQEAGLPLAPCARCGSPTSAEICGVCRLALTVAERRAADPSLQSGGHAGGQERTEGDPAFRVEA; encoded by the coding sequence ATGAAATGCCGCAAATGCAAGGCCCAAGCGGAAATTCCCCTGCCGAGCCACAACACGGCCTTCTGCCGCGAGTGCTTTTCCGCCTTCTTCACCGGGCAGGTGGAAAAGGCCATCCGCCGCCACCACATGATCGAACCCGGCGAACGCGTGCTGGTGGCGCTCTCCGGCGGCAAGGACTCGCTCAGCCTGATGCTTGAGCTTGCCCGCTTGGGGCACGATGTCACCGGCTTGCATGTGGACCTGGGCATCCCGGCGTCCTCCCCGGCCGCGCGGGCCAAGGTGCAGGGGTTCTGCCAGCGCCACGGCCTGGACTTGCGCGTGGTGGAGCTGGAGAAAGAGGGGCTGCCCATCCCGGACGTGAAACGCTACGTGAACCGCCCTGTGTGCTCGGCCTGCGGCAAGATCAAGCGCCACTGGTTCAATCGCGTCGCCCTCACGGAAGGCTTCCAGGTGCTGGCTACGGGCCACAACCTGGATGACGAGGTGGCGCGGCTTTTCGCCAACACCCTGCGCTGGGACGCCTCCTACCTCTCGGACCAGGGGCCTTGCCTTCCGGCGGAGAACGGCTTCGCCAGGAAAATCAAGCCGTTGTACCGGCTGACGGAATACGAAACCGCCTGCTACGCCTTCCTGAACGGCATCGATATCCACGCCGCGCCTTGCCCCTACAGCGGCAAGGCCAGCTTTACCGGGCACAAGCGCCTTTGGGCCGACTTGGAGCACACCAGCCCCGGCGCAAAAATTGCCTTTTACGACGGGTTCCTTAAAAATGGCCGACCGGCCTTCGCCCGGCTGGAGCAGGAGGCGGGCCTGCCCCTGGCCCCCTGCGCGCGCTGCGGTTCGCCCACCAGCGCGGAGATCTGCGGCGTGTGCCGACTTGCGCTCACCGTGGCCGAGCGCCGCGCCGCCGACCCGTCCTTGCAGTCCGGCGGGCACGCCGGAGGCCAGGAACGGACCGAAGGCGACCCTGCATTCAGGGTCGAAGCGTGA
- a CDS encoding glycosyltransferase family 2 protein, with the protein MTNASPTPTPRVSVAMPCHNAAQTLPAALESVLSQTMPDFELIAVDDGSTDGTWDILCAFAARDARIRPLRLPHQGVALAGNAAAEAARAPLIARMDADDFCLPGRLAAQMALFEAEPRLDLASGLVRFGGERAQRLGYALHVDWLNTLLTHQDISLNRFVESPLAHPSVMYRREALLRFGGARPNLGHNPFPEDYEQWLRWLGQGARMAKAREEILVWNDPPTRLSRTQPEYSEEAFARVKARYLLDWLKQHNPRHPRVLAWGAGRASRRRLAPLVALGVAVTGYVDIDPRKLGQTVHGVPVFGREAVPPAHTPDSPFVLVNVGSRGAREEIVGWLAARGYQAGLDCVAMG; encoded by the coding sequence GTGACCAACGCCTCGCCGACGCCGACCCCGCGCGTCAGCGTGGCCATGCCCTGCCATAACGCGGCGCAGACGTTGCCCGCGGCCCTGGAGAGCGTGCTGTCCCAGACCATGCCGGACTTCGAACTCATTGCGGTTGACGACGGCAGTACGGACGGCACCTGGGACATCCTGTGCGCTTTCGCCGCGCGCGATGCCCGCATTCGCCCCCTGCGCCTGCCGCACCAGGGCGTGGCCCTTGCTGGCAACGCCGCCGCGGAGGCCGCGCGTGCGCCCCTCATCGCCCGCATGGACGCTGACGATTTCTGCCTGCCCGGCAGGCTGGCCGCGCAAATGGCCCTGTTCGAGGCCGAGCCTCGGCTGGACCTGGCGTCCGGCCTGGTGCGCTTCGGCGGCGAAAGGGCGCAGCGCCTGGGCTACGCCCTGCACGTGGACTGGCTGAACACCCTCCTGACCCACCAGGACATCTCGCTGAACCGCTTCGTGGAGTCGCCCCTGGCGCATCCCTCCGTCATGTATCGGCGCGAGGCGCTTTTGCGCTTCGGCGGGGCGCGCCCCAACCTGGGTCACAACCCCTTTCCAGAGGACTACGAGCAGTGGTTGCGCTGGCTGGGCCAGGGCGCGCGCATGGCCAAGGCGCGGGAGGAAATCCTCGTCTGGAACGACCCGCCCACGCGGCTTTCGCGCACGCAGCCGGAATACTCGGAAGAGGCCTTTGCGCGGGTGAAGGCGCGCTACCTGCTGGACTGGCTGAAGCAGCATAACCCGAGGCATCCGCGCGTGCTGGCCTGGGGCGCGGGCAGGGCCAGCCGCAGGCGCCTTGCGCCGCTGGTGGCACTGGGCGTCGCGGTGACGGGCTACGTGGACATCGACCCGCGCAAGCTGGGCCAGACGGTGCACGGCGTTCCCGTGTTCGGGCGCGAGGCCGTCCCCCCGGCGCACACGCCCGACTCGCCTTTCGTCCTGGTCAACGTGGGGTCGCGCGGCGCGCGGGAGGAAATAGTGGGCTGGCTGGCCGCACGCGGGTATCAGGCCGGGCTGGATTGCGTGGCCATGGGGTGA
- a CDS encoding glycerol dehydrogenase, which yields MITTTLFPGRYVQGAGALSRLGGELARLGARHLIVCSPSPLETLLPPLLPDLEQSGPVRVERFGRECTDAEIDRLLGVARDFEAQTITAMGGGKTLDAAKAVAARAGLPVAVVPTIASTDAPCSSVCVVYDQDGVFKRVDLLPRNPDLVLVDTEVIAKAPPRFLASGMGDALATWFEAESCRVARGKNIAGDQGSMTANALARLCYETVRDWGGLALSACAAGVVTAALERVVEANTLLSGLGFESGGLGAAHSIHNGLTALSGTHGLYHGEKVAFGVLASLFLTDKPPQVIDEVYALCAALGLPTTFAALGVAGVADAELLLVGEKSCAEGESIHNEPVDVSPARVLAALKAADAEGRRRGKDA from the coding sequence ATGATCACCACCACCCTGTTCCCCGGCAGATACGTGCAGGGCGCGGGCGCGCTCTCCCGCCTGGGCGGCGAACTTGCCCGCCTGGGCGCGCGGCACCTGATCGTCTGCTCGCCCAGCCCTCTTGAAACGCTGCTGCCGCCCCTTCTGCCCGACCTTGAACAAAGCGGCCCCGTGCGCGTGGAGCGCTTCGGCCGCGAGTGCACCGATGCGGAAATCGACCGCCTGCTCGGCGTGGCGCGGGATTTCGAGGCCCAGACCATCACCGCCATGGGCGGCGGCAAGACGCTGGACGCGGCCAAGGCCGTGGCCGCGCGCGCGGGGCTGCCCGTGGCCGTGGTGCCCACCATCGCCTCCACGGACGCGCCCTGCAGTTCCGTGTGCGTGGTGTACGACCAGGACGGCGTGTTCAAGCGCGTGGACCTGCTGCCGCGCAACCCGGATCTGGTGCTGGTGGATACGGAGGTCATCGCCAAGGCCCCGCCGCGCTTCCTGGCCTCCGGCATGGGCGACGCCCTGGCCACCTGGTTCGAGGCCGAAAGCTGCCGGGTGGCGCGCGGCAAAAACATCGCCGGGGACCAGGGCTCCATGACCGCCAACGCCCTGGCCCGGCTCTGCTACGAGACCGTGCGCGACTGGGGCGGGCTGGCGCTCTCGGCCTGCGCTGCGGGCGTGGTCACTGCGGCGCTGGAGCGCGTGGTGGAGGCCAACACCCTGTTAAGCGGCCTGGGCTTCGAAAGCGGCGGTCTGGGCGCGGCCCACTCCATCCACAACGGGCTTACGGCGCTTTCTGGAACCCACGGCCTGTACCACGGCGAAAAGGTGGCCTTCGGGGTGCTGGCCTCGCTGTTCCTCACGGACAAGCCGCCCCAGGTCATCGACGAGGTGTACGCCCTGTGCGCGGCCCTTGGCCTGCCCACAACCTTCGCGGCGCTTGGCGTCGCCGGGGTTGCGGACGCGGAGTTGCTGCTGGTGGGCGAAAAGTCCTGCGCCGAGGGCGAAAGCATCCACAACGAGCCGGTGGACGTGAGCCCCGCGCGCGTGCTGGCCGCCCTCAAGGCCGCAGACGCGGAGGGAAGGCGACGCGGAAAAGATGCGTGA
- a CDS encoding TsoY family (seleno)protein encodes MAASTTTDPDGYSPLYFLSSLGAGGLAVTFFMWLMHWTPHPGKSVPVFEDIAKAFEAGDLAMRAMLLLAVAGIVYYAVLNIKLLVWNLQRYRAWKGGGEHAKLIASNGETQLLALPLALGMNVNVLFILGLVLVPGLWSVVEYLFPAAIVVFLAIGVMVLRMLGRFYVRVLTAGGFNCAANNSFAQALPAFALAMVGVGLAAPAGLSSVAPISGAGLVLSTFFLVATALTGATALLLGLRSLLEHGADIETAPTLSVFIPVLTIVAILSLRQGHGLHEHFALDSGAGDRLMALSQFLSAQLLFGLFAGAILNKLGYAKRFVTGPESSPGSYALVCPGVALVVMLQFWLNRGLADAGLVAKFSFAYWALTAPGLALQFATMWLVFMLNRKHFRKPKHGC; translated from the coding sequence ATGGCTGCATCCACAACGACCGATCCAGACGGCTATTCCCCGCTCTACTTCCTGTCATCCCTTGGCGCGGGGGGGCTCGCGGTCACCTTTTTCATGTGGCTCATGCACTGGACTCCGCACCCCGGCAAAAGCGTCCCCGTCTTCGAGGACATCGCCAAAGCCTTCGAAGCCGGGGACCTGGCCATGCGCGCCATGCTGCTTCTGGCCGTGGCCGGAATCGTGTATTACGCCGTGCTCAACATCAAGCTGCTTGTCTGGAACCTGCAGCGCTACCGCGCCTGGAAAGGCGGCGGCGAGCACGCCAAGCTGATCGCCTCCAACGGCGAGACGCAGCTGCTGGCCCTGCCCCTGGCCCTGGGCATGAACGTCAACGTCTTGTTCATCCTCGGCCTGGTGCTGGTTCCGGGCCTGTGGAGCGTGGTCGAGTATCTGTTCCCGGCGGCCATCGTAGTGTTCCTGGCCATTGGGGTCATGGTTCTGCGGATGCTGGGGCGCTTCTATGTCCGGGTGCTGACTGCGGGCGGCTTCAACTGCGCGGCCAACAATTCCTTTGCCCAGGCCCTGCCCGCCTTCGCCCTGGCCATGGTGGGCGTCGGCCTTGCGGCCCCGGCCGGCCTGTCCTCCGTGGCCCCCATCTCCGGCGCCGGACTCGTCCTGTCCACGTTCTTCCTGGTCGCCACGGCGCTTACCGGGGCCACGGCGCTGCTGCTGGGCCTGCGCTCGCTTCTGGAACACGGGGCCGACATCGAGACCGCGCCCACGCTCTCCGTATTCATCCCGGTGCTGACCATCGTGGCCATCCTCAGCCTGCGGCAGGGCCACGGGCTGCACGAACACTTCGCCCTGGACAGCGGTGCGGGCGACCGGCTCATGGCGCTGTCGCAGTTTCTCTCCGCGCAACTGCTCTTCGGCCTGTTCGCGGGGGCCATCCTCAACAAACTGGGCTATGCGAAGCGGTTCGTCACCGGCCCGGAGAGTTCGCCGGGCTCCTACGCGCTGGTGTGTCCAGGCGTGGCCCTGGTGGTCATGCTGCAGTTCTGGCTCAACCGGGGTCTTGCGGACGCCGGACTGGTCGCGAAGTTCTCCTTCGCTTACTGGGCGCTTACAGCGCCCGGCCTGGCGCTTCAGTTCGCCACCATGTGGCTGGTATTCATGCTCAACCGCAAGCATTTCCGAAAACCGAAGCACGGGTGCTGA
- the prxU gene encoding thioredoxin-dependent peroxiredoxin (Most members of this family contain a selenocysteine.), producing the protein MGEELSAACSRPGVEIEAEQKPAQPSSTPQPQGERPMIQIGKKAPDFAAPAYFNGAFTQVRLSNYLGKWVVLCFYPGDFTFVUATEISAVAEMHPEFDKLGVQVLSMSTDSMFVHKMWVDDELSKMVTAKTVPFPMLTDAGGNIGKLYGVYDETGGVDVRGRFLIDPDGVVQAFEVVAPPVGRNVKETIREIQAFQLVRESKGANATPSGWRPGKPVLTPGVGLVGKVWEHWTVDKAFD; encoded by the coding sequence ATGGGAGAAGAATTGTCGGCCGCCTGTTCGCGGCCAGGCGTTGAAATCGAAGCGGAGCAAAAGCCCGCGCAGCCATCCTCCACACCACAACCGCAAGGAGAGCGTCCCATGATCCAAATCGGCAAGAAGGCGCCGGACTTCGCCGCCCCGGCCTATTTCAACGGCGCGTTCACCCAGGTCAGGCTGTCGAACTACCTCGGCAAGTGGGTGGTGCTCTGCTTCTACCCCGGCGACTTCACCTTCGTTTGAGCCACCGAGATCTCGGCGGTCGCCGAGATGCATCCCGAATTCGACAAGCTGGGAGTCCAGGTCCTTTCCATGAGCACGGACAGCATGTTCGTGCACAAGATGTGGGTGGACGACGAACTTTCCAAGATGGTCACCGCCAAGACCGTGCCCTTCCCCATGCTCACCGATGCGGGCGGAAACATCGGCAAGCTGTACGGAGTCTATGACGAAACCGGAGGCGTGGACGTGCGCGGCCGCTTCCTCATCGATCCCGACGGGGTGGTGCAGGCTTTTGAGGTGGTGGCCCCTCCCGTGGGGCGCAACGTCAAGGAGACGATCCGGGAGATCCAGGCCTTCCAGCTGGTTCGGGAGAGCAAGGGCGCAAACGCCACGCCGTCCGGCTGGCGGCCCGGCAAGCCGGTGCTGACCCCCGGCGTCGGCCTTGTGGGCAAGGTCTGGGAGCACTGGACCGTGGACAAGGCCTTCGACTAG
- a CDS encoding NAD(P)-dependent oxidoreductase: MNPTPTGTTSTRIGWIGTGVMGLSMCGHLMAAGHPATVFNRTEAKARPLLDKGAAWAESPRAVAEASDVVFTIVGYPDDVRRVYFEANGVLAGLKPGTIAVDMTTTSPSLAVEIFQSAGARGAHALDAPVSGGDVGAKNAALSIMVGGEAEAFAAVRPLFERMGRIILHQGPAGAGQHTKMCNQIVIAGSMIGVCESLLYATRAGLDPQAVLAAISKGAAGCWSLDNLAPRILKGDFAPGFMIEHFIKDMDIALEESRRMGITLPGLALVEGLYAEAARAGHGKSGTQALFLALEKLAARA, translated from the coding sequence ATGAACCCGACGCCCACAGGAACCACAAGCACCCGCATCGGCTGGATCGGCACCGGCGTCATGGGCCTGTCCATGTGCGGACACCTCATGGCCGCAGGCCACCCGGCGACGGTGTTCAACCGCACCGAGGCCAAGGCGCGGCCGTTGCTGGACAAGGGCGCCGCCTGGGCGGAGAGCCCCCGCGCCGTGGCCGAGGCCTCCGACGTGGTGTTCACCATCGTCGGCTACCCGGACGATGTGCGCCGCGTGTATTTCGAGGCCAACGGCGTGCTGGCGGGCTTGAAGCCCGGAACCATCGCCGTGGACATGACCACCACCAGCCCCAGCCTGGCCGTGGAGATTTTTCAGTCGGCCGGGGCCAGGGGCGCGCACGCCCTGGACGCGCCCGTGTCCGGCGGGGACGTGGGCGCAAAGAACGCCGCCCTGTCCATCATGGTCGGCGGGGAGGCCGAAGCCTTTGCGGCGGTGCGGCCCTTGTTCGAGCGCATGGGGCGGATCATTCTGCACCAGGGTCCGGCCGGGGCGGGGCAGCACACCAAGATGTGCAACCAGATCGTCATCGCCGGGAGCATGATCGGCGTGTGCGAGAGCCTGCTCTACGCCACACGGGCGGGGCTCGACCCCCAGGCCGTGCTTGCGGCCATCTCCAAGGGCGCGGCGGGGTGCTGGAGCCTGGACAACCTGGCCCCGCGCATTCTGAAGGGCGACTTCGCGCCGGGCTTCATGATCGAACATTTCATCAAGGACATGGATATCGCCCTGGAGGAGTCCCGGCGCATGGGGATTACGCTGCCGGGCCTGGCCCTTGTGGAGGGTTTGTACGCCGAGGCGGCCAGGGCCGGACACGGCAAAAGCGGCACCCAGGCCCTTTTCCTGGCGCTGGAGAAGCTGGCCGCCAGGGCATGA
- a CDS encoding ABC transporter permease, which translates to MRILSRILLKLAWVAVVLFGITVISFWVIHLAPGKPTDLQTTLNPGASAVARERLEKLYGLNQPIHVQYGQWLGRMARLDFGRSMSGDSRPVWDKIKERLPLTFGMNVVSLFLTLAVAIPIGVAAAWRQGGAFDRISTVVVFIGFAMPGFWLALLLMLLLGIVWPVLPISGLTSLGFEKLSFWGKAWDIALHLVLPVFLYTFGSLAGMSRFMRASMLEVLRQDYILTARAKGLPARVVIFRHAMRNALLPVITLLGLSVPGLIGGSVIIESIFALPGLGQLFYQAVMSRDYPLIMGSLVLGAVLTLLGNLLADLGYGLADPRIRAGVRNGGGQ; encoded by the coding sequence ATGCGCATCCTTTCGCGGATACTTCTGAAGCTGGCCTGGGTGGCGGTGGTGCTCTTTGGCATCACGGTCATCAGCTTCTGGGTCATCCACCTTGCGCCGGGCAAGCCCACGGACCTGCAGACCACGCTGAATCCCGGCGCCTCGGCCGTGGCCCGCGAGCGCCTGGAAAAGCTCTACGGACTGAACCAGCCCATCCACGTGCAGTACGGGCAGTGGCTCGGCCGCATGGCCAGGCTGGACTTCGGCCGGTCCATGAGCGGCGACTCGCGTCCCGTGTGGGACAAGATCAAGGAGCGTCTGCCGCTCACCTTCGGCATGAACGTGGTCTCGCTCTTTCTGACCCTGGCCGTGGCGATTCCCATCGGCGTGGCCGCGGCCTGGCGGCAGGGCGGGGCCTTTGACCGCATCTCCACCGTGGTGGTGTTCATCGGCTTCGCCATGCCCGGCTTCTGGCTGGCGCTTTTGCTCATGCTGCTTCTGGGCATCGTCTGGCCGGTGCTGCCCATTTCCGGCCTCACCAGTTTGGGGTTCGAAAAGCTTTCCTTTTGGGGCAAGGCCTGGGACATCGCCCTGCATCTGGTTCTGCCGGTGTTTCTGTACACCTTCGGCAGCCTGGCGGGCATGTCGCGCTTCATGCGCGCCAGCATGTTGGAGGTGCTGCGCCAGGACTACATCCTCACGGCGCGCGCCAAGGGCCTGCCCGCGCGCGTGGTGATCTTCCGCCACGCCATGCGCAACGCGCTCTTGCCCGTCATCACGCTTTTGGGCCTCTCCGTGCCGGGGCTCATCGGCGGCAGCGTCATCATCGAGTCCATCTTCGCCCTGCCGGGCCTGGGCCAGCTCTTCTACCAGGCGGTCATGAGCCGCGACTACCCGCTGATCATGGGCAGCCTGGTGCTGGGCGCGGTGCTCACCCTTCTGGGCAACCTGCTGGCCGACCTGGGCTACGGCCTGGCGGACCCGCGCATCCGGGCCGGGGTCCGCAACGGAGGCGGGCAATGA
- a CDS encoding ABC transporter permease, translating into MLALGLLLVGGMSLAALLAPWIAPYDPNAINVDALLLTPSFAHPLGTDALGRDVLSRILHGGRVSLWVGFVAVGISTAIGLALGLVAGYFGRLADELIMRGVDVMLCFPSFFLILAVIAFLEPDLTNIMAVIGLTSWMGVARLVRAEAMALRGRDYVLAARAAGAGPLRIILRHILPNALAPVLVSATLGVAGAILVESSLSFLGLGVQPPDASWGNMLMDGKEVLEIAPWLSVFPGVAILLTVLGYNLLGESLRDILDPRLRR; encoded by the coding sequence ATGTTGGCCCTGGGCCTGCTGCTGGTGGGCGGCATGAGTTTGGCGGCGCTCCTGGCCCCGTGGATAGCCCCGTACGACCCCAACGCCATCAACGTGGACGCGCTTTTGCTCACCCCGTCCTTCGCGCACCCGCTGGGCACCGACGCCCTCGGGCGCGACGTGCTCTCGCGCATTTTGCACGGGGGGCGCGTGTCTTTGTGGGTGGGCTTTGTGGCCGTGGGCATCTCCACGGCCATAGGCCTGGCCCTGGGGCTTGTGGCCGGGTACTTCGGCAGGCTGGCGGACGAGCTCATCATGCGCGGGGTGGACGTCATGCTCTGCTTCCCGTCCTTCTTTCTTATCCTCGCGGTCATCGCCTTCCTGGAGCCGGACCTGACCAACATCATGGCCGTCATCGGCCTCACCTCCTGGATGGGCGTGGCGCGGCTGGTGCGGGCCGAGGCCATGGCCCTGCGCGGCCGCGACTACGTTCTGGCGGCGCGCGCCGCCGGGGCCGGGCCTTTGCGCATCATCCTCCGGCATATCCTGCCCAACGCGCTGGCCCCGGTGCTGGTGTCCGCCACCCTGGGCGTGGCCGGGGCCATCCTGGTGGAGTCCTCGCTCTCCTTCCTGGGCCTGGGCGTGCAGCCCCCGGACGCCAGCTGGGGCAATATGCTCATGGACGGCAAGGAGGTGCTGGAGATCGCGCCCTGGCTCTCGGTGTTCCCTGGCGTGGCCATTCTGCTCACGGTGCTGGGCTACAACCTGCTGGGCGAAAGCCTGCGCGACATTCTGGACCCGCGCCTCAGGCGCTGA